In a single window of the Arachis hypogaea cultivar Tifrunner chromosome 6, arahy.Tifrunner.gnm2.J5K5, whole genome shotgun sequence genome:
- the LOC112696698 gene encoding probable small nuclear ribonucleoprotein G gives MSRSGQPPDLKNPYHLLAVKPNANRMIVGTLRGFDQFMNLVVDNTVEVNGNENSEIGMVVVRGNSVVTVEALEPVNFCFIVIFLSNCNV, from the exons ATGAGCAGATCAGGGCAGCCACCGGATTTGAAGAA TCCTTATCATCTGCTTGCAGTTAAACCTAATGCAAACAGGATGATTGTTGGTACCCTCAGGGGTTTTGACCAGTTCATGAACCTAGTTGTTGACAACACTGTTGAAGTCAATGGCAATGAAAATAGCGAAATAGGAATGGTG GTAGTTAGAGGAAACAGTGTGGTTACTGTTGAAGCACTTGAGCCTGTCAACTTCTGTTTTATTGTAATATTTCTCAGTAATTGCAATGTTTGA